The following coding sequences are from one Anolis sagrei isolate rAnoSag1 chromosome 6, rAnoSag1.mat, whole genome shotgun sequence window:
- the LOC132779578 gene encoding olfactory receptor 5V1-like, giving the protein MEINNQSIVTEFILIGFSSNSSAQLILFITFGSAYTAALAGNISIITLISLCSTLHTPMYFFLVNLSLLDICCISVIVPPTMRNLMNKKTISVQGCFTQAYFFVIFLGSELLLLVVMAFDRYVAICHPLRYTVIMNRKVCNYLVIVIWVCGVLLANIHVLSLLRLSFCGPRTINHFFCELPPLLLLSCTDTTFNRYLMLVTDIFLGFGCFLLTLVSYVYIVSSILKIPSVQGKKKAFSTCSSHVMVVTLFYSSAIYTYVRPISMYLDIDKIVAVQYTVITPVLNPIIYCLRNKEVKDEFKKFVRLKRN; this is encoded by the coding sequence ATGGAAATAAATAATCAAAGCATTGTGACAGAATTTATCCTAATAGGTTTTTCTAGCAACTCCTCAGCACAGCTTATTCTATTTATAACCTTTGGATCAGCTTATACTGCAGCTCTGGCAGGTAACATTTCTATTATCACTTTAATTAGTCTGTGTTCTACTCTTCATACTCCcatgtattttttcttggtcaacCTCTCTCTTTTGGACATTTGCTGTATTAGTGTAATTGTTCCCCCGACAATGAGGAATTTAATGAATAAGAAGACCATCTCTGTACAAGGCTGCTTCACACAGGCATATTTCTTTGTCATTTTCCTGGGATCTGAACTCTTACTTCTGGTTGTAATGGCTTTTGATCGCTATGTAGCCATCTGTCATCCTTTACGTTATACTGTCATTATGAACAGGAAAGTCTGTAATTATTTGGTGATTGTGATATGGGTATGTGGTGTTCTCCTTGCAAACATTCATGTTCTTTCCCTCCTGCGCTTGTCCTTCTGTGGACCTAGGACTATCAATCACTTTTTTTGTGAACTGCCTCCTCTGTTACTACTTTCTTGTACTGACACAACATTCAATCGATACCTCATGCTGGTGACAGATATCTTCTTAGGATTTGGTTGCTTCTTATTGACTCTAGTCTCCTATGTCTACATTGTTTCCTCCATCCTGAAGATACCTTCTGTACAAGGGAAGAAGAAGGCTTTCTCCACCTGTTCTTCCCATGTCATGGTGGTGACTCTTTTCTACAGCTCAGCAATCTACACCTATGTCAGACCTATATCCATGTACTTGGACATTGACAAAATTGTAGCTGTACAATACACTGTGATCACTCCTGTTCTCAATCCCATTATCTACTGTCTAAGGAACAAGGAAGTGAAAGATGAATTTAAGAAATTTGTAAGGCTTAAAAGAAACTAA
- the LOC132779577 gene encoding olfactory receptor 12D1-like, with protein MENQTQITHFILLGLTTQQELQKLLFVLFLLLYLVTVLGNGTIVCVVWTEIQLHTPMYFFLSNLSCLDICYSTVILPKILSGLFLAHQRISFVGCITQLHFFHFLGSSEALLLAAMAYDRYVAICNPLHYPVIMSRQICLLLAATIWAMGFFHALMHAIMTSKVHFCGPNVIEHFFCDIKPLLRLACSNTRVNLSLLNIVTGLLVMAAFLFTLLSYIYIISFLILKVKSHSRRWKSFSTCSTHLTVVCLLYVPVLFNYIPPSSGDSPQRDMIVTLMYSVITSVLNPLIYTLRNQDMKSAIRKTVHRVVISIKR; from the coding sequence ATGGAGAACCAGACACAGATTACTCACTTCATACTACTGGGTCTAACAACTCAACAGGAGCTTCAGAAACTTCTCTTTGTCCTCTTCTTACTCCTCTATTTAGTGACTGTTCTGGGCAATGGAACTATTGTATGTGTAGTGTGGACAGAGATCCAACTTCATACTCCTATGTATTTCTTTCTCAGTAATCTCTCTTGCCTGGATATTTGCTATTCTACAGTTATCCTTCCTAAAATACTATCTGGTTTATTTCTTGCCCATCAAAGAATATCCTTTGTTGGATGCATTACTCAGCtccatttcttccattttctagGTAGCAGTGAAGCTCTTCTTCTAGCTGCCATGGCTTATGACCGCTATGTGGCTATATGCAACCCACTGCACTATCCAGTCATCATGTCCAGACAGATATGTCTTCTACTGGCAGCTACCATTTGGGCCATGGGGTTCTTTCATGCTCTGATGCATGCAATAATGACATCCAAAGTTCATTTCTGTGGTCCCAATGTCATTGAGCATTTCTTTTGCGATATTAAGCCACTACTGAGATTGGCCTGCAGCAACACGAGGGTCAATCTCAGCCTTCTCAACATTGTCACAGGTTTACTTGTAATGGCTGCTTTTCTCTTTACACTCCTTTCATATATCTACATTATCTCCTTCCTTATACTGAAGGTCAAATCACATAGCAGAAGATGGAAGTCTTTCTCCACCTGTAGCACCCATCTCACAGTTGTATGTTTGCTCTATGTACCCGTTTTGTTCAACTACATCCCACCCTCTTCAGGAGACTCTCCACAGAGGGACATGATAGTTACTCTCATGTACAGTGTCATTACCTCTGTCTTGAATCCCTTGATCTATACCCTAAGGAACCAGGATATGAAATCAGCCATCAGGAAAACTGTCCACAGAGTAGTGATATCTATAAAGAGgtaa
- the LOC132779418 gene encoding olfactory receptor 6B1-like, whose protein sequence is MENSTIISEFVLVGFPSGLELQLFLFMTFFLTYILTVIENLIIISLVKNNRNLHKPMYFFLGNLSFLEIWYISVTLPKLLVDFWSPRKTISFQSCMAQLYFFISLMCTECVLLAVMAYDRYIAVCNPLRYSAIMTHRLCFQLGLLSWVCGFSTSFVKVMFISRLTFCGPGVINHFFCDISPVLNLSCTDMSRAELVDFILALVILLGPLSVTIVSYLFIITSILHIPTAQGKKKVFSTCASHLTVVIIFFTSAVFMYARPRKIHPFNLNKIVSIFYAVVTPAVNPLIYCLRNKEVKEALKKNIARKCPVR, encoded by the coding sequence ATGGAAAACAGCACTATCATTTCTGAATTCGTCCTTGTGGGGTTTCCCTCTGGACTAGAGCTCCAGCTATTTCTTTTCATGACTTTCTTTCTAACATATATACTAACAGTTATAGAGAATCTTATCATTATCTCCTTAGTAAAAAATAACAGGAACCTTCATAAACCTATGTATTTTTTCCTTGGAAATTTGTCTTTCTTGGAAATTTGGTATATCAGTGTTACACTTCCCAAACTGCTGGTGGATTTCTGGTCACCGAGGAAGACTATATCCTTCCAAAGTTGCATGGCTCAGCTTTACTTCTTCATCTCATTAATGTGCACTGAATGTGTTCTCCTAGCTGTCATGGCATATGATCGATACATAGCAGTGTGCAACCCACTTCGCTATTCAGCTATTATGACGCATAGATTATGTTTCCAGCTAGGTTTGCTCTCTTGGGTATGTGGCTTCTCCACCTCCTTTGTCAAAGTCATGTTTATTTCCAGGCTGACTTTTTGTGGCCCTGGAGTGATTAATCACTTTTTTTGTGATATCTCCCCAGTACTCAACCTCTCCTGCACTGATATGTCAAGGGCCGAGTTGGTAGATTTCATTCTGGCCTTGGTTATTCTCCTTGGTCCGCTCTCTGTAACCATTGTGTCCTACCTGTTCATCATCACTTCAATTTTACACATCCCTACAGCCCAAGGAAAGAAGAAAGTCTTCTCAACATGTGCTTCACACCTCACAGTGGTCATAATCTTTTTTACTTCAGCAGTCTTCATGTATGCTCGACCTAGGAAAATTCACCCTTTCAACCTTAACAAAATAGTCTCCATCTTCTATGCCGTGGTCACTCCAGCTGTCAATCCACTCATCTATTGTCTGAGAAATAAGGAAGTGAAAGAGGCACTGAAGAAAAATATAGCAAGAAAATGTCCTGTTAGATAA